One window of the Triticum dicoccoides isolate Atlit2015 ecotype Zavitan chromosome 3B, WEW_v2.0, whole genome shotgun sequence genome contains the following:
- the LOC119275017 gene encoding uncharacterized protein LOC119275017, with protein sequence MVPKVKDMRVRMTTWKSQMKKTRIGKLTTVMTVMILFALGGLELTQEEESDLDGLLPLNNGFIGLAFVHRLMRTHVLLGSMNYKGMIVERQVIHEAGNLKRAQEIFFFKKSSYMWCKCTWRWLECQIHRRLLLLHILDTKVRLPWKHKIMLMSVSGMVTQLKHMYLQSKGIFVFAYFILLGLGSPNYVELEHDCLEISMPKYSPAATRNAEDNDAAGANVRGP encoded by the exons ATGGTGCCGAAGGTGAAGGATATGAGGGTGAGAATGACTACATGGAAGTCTCAGATGAAGAAGACGAGGATAGGCAAGCTGACAacagtgatgacggtgatgatattGTTCGCGCTAGGGGGGCTTGAGTTGACTCAGGAAGAGGAGTCAGATCTAGATGGGCTGCTTCCGCTCAACAACGGGTTCATAGGGTTGGCATTTGTGCACCGCCTCATGAGGACTCATGTTCTTTTGGGAAGCATG AATTACAAGGGCATGATAGTAGAGCGGCAGGTCATTCATGAAGCAGGGAACTTAAAGAGGGCACAAGAAATCTTTTTTTTCAAGAAAAGCTCGTACATGTGGTGCAAATGCACTTGGAGATGGTTGGAATGCCAAATTCATCGCAGGCTGTTGTTGCTGCACATACTGGACACCAAGGTACGGCTACCATGGAAACACAAAATCATGCTTATGTCAGTTTCTGGGATGGTGACACAGCTCAAACATATGTATTTACAATCTAAGGGAATTTTTGTTTTCGCATATTTTATCTTACTTGGACTGGGGTCACCAAATTATGTGGAGCTGGAGCATGACTGCTTGGAAATCTCTATGCCAAAGTATTCACCGGCTGCTACACGAAATGCAGAAGACA ATGATGCTGCCGGTGCCAATGTACGAGGTCCATAG